From the Sardina pilchardus chromosome 11, fSarPil1.1, whole genome shotgun sequence genome, the window TCCGGGCCAGCCAGCTTATGGAGTTTGCAGACGTGCGGTTTTGTCCATGCCTGAAAGATGGACTGGGCAGCAGCACTCATGCAAAAATAGCCGTTAAAAACAGCAGAGGGAACCAAACTCGAGAGCTCCATGCGAATGAATGAGAATGATTCTTTGGGTTTTAATAATGACAGATGAGAGAAGCAGCAAAGGACCAAAGGGCCGTCATGCTCAATGGACAGCTAGCTTTGTGAAACCTACTGCAATCAAACCTACTGTTTTCTTCCCTCTGTTTACAGAAAGAAGGCTTTTACTGCATCAGAAACACGCGTGAACTGTTTTTCGCGCCACATTGCAATCATGATGCAATGTTGCAAACAGCAGTTGTGACAAATAACAGAAACCTGAAAGTGATGATATTATTTCACAAGCCataagaaaggaggaggaggaggagggggggtgtatATGTAGCGAGGTGAGTGTGCAGCATGATGATGAGTTTAGTCTGGAGCATTAGGTCATGATGTCAGCCACAGCACGTGACGCATCAGTGGTAGTATGGGGTTGGGGATGCTTCATGCCAGAGCGTCGTTCACCCAAGTCCTCtggcgcaggaggaggaggaggaggaggaggggctggTGGGTAGATGGGCCTCTTCTCCAGCACTCGGCCTCTCCAagcgctccctctcttttctccttttcctgtctctttgtctttctctttctctctcagggcGAATGAGAGAGCACAACAGCAGGatccaaaaacaacaacagacaacctgtgtgtgtgtgtgtgtgtggtgtgtgtgtgtgtgtgtgtgtgtgtgtcagggagagagtgaaggtatCAGGGTGTTTTGGaagtttggggggaggggggaggggggggtcgtACCTGTTTTCTTGGCAGAGCCCTGGACGCCTGGGGTCCCCGGTGAGCCAGGGGCTCCAGGGGAGCCAGTCTTCTTGCTCAGCAGGCTGTTGAAGAAGTTGGCCAGCACTCCCTCGTTCGCTGCCGCCCCTGCCAAAGGAAGAGCATTAGTCAGCTCTCTCAGACagcacatgtatttgtgttCCATGAACTCTCTTTGGAATGGGATTCCATTCCAGTTCTAACAATATCAACTGAGAGTTgcatgaaggaaaaaaaataaaaataataataactttttGTTTTCTCGGAGCACAGAGTTTCAGGAGAACATCAACAAGCCACACTAAATAATAATCTATTTGTATTTTTTCCTAAAGGTGGCAAGGTACAAAAGGTACACAATAAGTTGTTAGCTTCAATGATTCAGCTCTCAGTGAACCACTGCACAGTCCTGTCAGTAGTGTCAGTATTTGTTTggagatatgtacacagtcagCTCTAGGGGGCACTGGCTACACACTAGTCTGGTTCCTCCAGCGTCCTGAGAGAGCGGAGAACCAGTATATCAACGGAAAAGGACTAACTGAGTGAATGAGGACTGTggaaatgagcacacacacaaaataaacggTAAAATCAGAGAAAGGAGGATACAggctcagagaaagagagaaagaatgcaaaagagagacagatgggacAAGgacaagagggagaaaaagagtaaGCAGCAAagaagataaagagaaagaaagaaagaaaacgaaAACACaatagagtgtgagagagagagagagagaaaaaatctcCAACAAGGAGCCCACTCAGGTTACAGCAGGCTCCTGTGAGGAAGAGCTGTATTGGCCTGCCTGTGCTCAACACTGTGCGGTGCTATTCCATTACACTCCGCAGAGCACAGGAGCCAAACCTGGAGCTGAGCACAGACTACACTTGAGCCTCcaggagaccagagagagagagtgtgagtgtgtgtgtgtgtgtgtgtgagagagagagagtgtgtcggAAGGGGGGGTATTCGGTGGGGGCTCTCATGCTCACCCTTCATGTTGGGGTCCGGTTTCTTCACCGTCGTCATGGGCGATACGCTAGCCACGTTAGTGGGGCCTGGGCGACCGGTGGGCCGGGGCGAGCCAGAGGCAGCCCGTGCAGGCGactcctgaaaacacacacacacacacacacacacacacacacagacagagaaaaaaacaggcGTTAACAGCTGGAAGCACATGGGAAGAGAGTTTGCATAGTGCACAGGGATGTGGGTGGGTTGAGTGGGTGTGTCTGCGTGAATCACACTTACTGTTCCTCTTGTGGGTGTGGCAGGCTGTTTGGCTAGCAGGGACTGCAGTGGTTGAGTGAGATAGAAGAGAGATCAATGAGAACAGGTTACAATACAGCAAGAATCAACAATATGCAACCTGTGATTTAGCATCTATACGGCAACGACATCAAAAAGTGCTTTTAGGAAGATTATCGTCCAGGTTGAGGAGCAAATCCCAAATATCTATACCAAACAATATTAACCACAACCAGTTTTCACAGGGAGACAATATGTGAATGCTGAAAATATTGAACTAGTTCTGTAGTTCTGTATCTTATGTGTGTTAATCCTAGGTTGTGTATGTTTTAATAGAACTGCCACTGCCATGCCATTTTGACCTCTCCATTGTAGCAGATTCATCTATCACCACATACTCCTCATTAGCACAGGAGAATCCCACCGGTGAGAACCGTGAAAGCAGGGTTCAGTGCAGGGCTAGGAGAATTTCATTTACGGACGCATAAGGACTGACGAGAAGGCCCTTTTTCCTGTTGTGTGTTGCTGATAATTTAGTTTGTGCTGCGGGTAGGGATCTCATGGCAGGGGCTGTAGCTGGGGCCTGTGAGCTAATGAATTAAATCAGCACTGGTCTGCAGAATCATCTGAATCTCAAACAGCAAACTGTCGGATTCTATTTGTGTTGGGGATTCAAATTACGTTTATTCAAATCAACTCCAAGGAAACATAACGTAGTCCTCACTGAGACCGTAACAGCCTATTTGCTCTCTGCTTTAAAGCCTTTTCAATCCAGCACTTAagacaaaactgaacaccaatggCATCTTCAGGTGAGCGAAGCATCCTGGTTAGCCAGAGAAACTTAACTCCCTATGGATCTCTCCGATCCAATTAAACGGAGCCGAGAGACTTCATCCTTCCCTAATTGGTTAACCAGGAtgactggggtgtgtgtgtgtgtgtgtgtgtgtgtgtgtgtgtgtgtgtgtgtgtgtgtatgtacacatttTCCTAAGAGGAGAAGCTTGCCTAGAGTCATGTTCCTGGATGTACATGAGGGAGGTTGTCATGGTGCTTTAATGGAAAAAAATCACATGATCACAAACCTGCTGTTTCATGAGGAAGACCTGCTCATCCTCAGCACACACTTCTTTATCATGCACcaactgcacagagagagagagagagagaaagagagaaagaaagaaagaaagaaagagagaaagagagaaagaaagaaagaaagaaagaaagaaaaaaaaagcatttaatGATGCATTCCATGACACCAAGTTGTAAGAGGCCCTTTGTCGTCACGCCTACCCACCTTCCGGACCGGTGGATTCCCGATGACATCCTCAAACGGGTCATCAGGTCTTAAGTTGGAGGCGTTTTCGTGCAAGATGGCGATCTTCTTCTCATTGTCCCATCCGGACGGACTGTGAGGAGAACAGCAGGGTGTCAAAAAAAAGGTAGGAGGTAGGTAAGCTTACCTACCACTCTCGAAGGAAGGCAACTCTACCCTAATCACAGGTATTTAATTACCGCACTTCAATGAAAAACAGGTTTTGACAAATGAACCGGATTAAGCGCGCGGCCCTGCAGCTTAAGAGGGGGAGGAATGCCTTAATAAACGAACACTCCATCGTCCCCTGCCAACTACACCAGGCATCGGAAGAGGGACTCTTGACCTTACTAGGAGTGTTGGATTATAGATGCAGCGAGCAATTCTTCCTGTTCTGATTTGAGCTCAGCAGCCAAACGAATTACATCCTTTGTCCCATGTGGGCCAGACTCCGAAATGCTCTATAAGCAACATTTTGATTGGCTTGGTAATAGTTTGTCACACTTTCTTTGTTCCCCCATTTCATGTCTGTGCAGAAACACCCATGTTTTTGTGATGATGCGTGTATGGGTATCTTCAAATGAACACTGCATCATCCTCTTCCACAACAGCAGACTTATTTAGATTTTAACCTTACAGATTACAGGGGATTCCCAATAAGTGCCTTTGTTTCAGAATGTGCATGTGGAACGTACGAAACAACGAGTCCTTACATGAACACTGCGTCCTTCTCTACCACTAAGGCGGGTGTGGTGAAGTGGAAGTCGTAGAGTTTGTGCACTATGTATTTGTAGAGGAGGTCCaagttcttctcctccttcacaGAGGTGTAGATCAAGGCAGCTCCGTCTGAGAGGGGGTTCGGGTTAAGGAGCTTATCATCAGATACAGGTAACCTCAATGTAACGTTATGCAAATGTCTCACTTCTATTATTAAGAAATGAGAGAACTGTGACAATCCTGTGAACAACCCAAACATTCCTCAATATTCCTTTTCTAgacatgggggaaaaaaactaattAAAGCAGGTACACAGTGATGTGACGTGTGGGTCATGTCTGCCATTATACACTGCTTTATGCCCATTTGTCATAGCACTATTATGTTGTCAGTACACCACAGACTGGGCTCAGAATGGTCTGCTCTGACGGTAGACTGAGGGAAGGATACATCGCAAGCAGAATCGTCTCAGTTGGGACTGGATGTAGTCAAAGTGCTCCTCTTTGTAGTCGTGCTCCTTCTCCAACACGCTGACTGCGTcacactgaggaggagagaggagagggagagggagagggcagagggagagagagagagagagagagagagagagagagagagagagagagagagagagagagagagagagagaagggagagagcgagagtgggtGTGAGATAAAGCCATGGACATGAGCCATTATTGCTGAGACAAGACAGCTACAGTGTCCCTAAAGGGCATAGAGATGATCAGCGAGGCTCTGGCTGAACATTCTCCCTGTCTGTCGTGTCGACCGCTGCTTTTCTCGCTCGATCCATCTTTGCCTGCCCTAATCGTCATGTGTCGTCTTGGTCATCCTCCGGGGAAGAATTACTAGGAAGGCTGCAGCTAGCACCCTTAGGCTCTTAATATAAACACACAACGCTGGCCTATAATGGCCTTTGGAATGGTGctttataaaacacacacacacacacacataccccaagTCTGGCTCAGGAATGTTGCTCTTTTAACCAAAACACGTggattctgcctctctctcatacacacacgcacacaaacacacacatacacacactttctccatgGCGACCTCATTAATGGCGTTTCCATGGACAGCCATCTTGGAGCATGACTCAGGCACTGCCAGGCGCTTCTTCACCGTGGCGATGCCAAGGTGACGGGTGCCAGGCGGCCCCATTAAATATGCACTCCGTCCGCATGAAATATACATACACCCGGCTGGAGCGCCAGGCCTGCCAAAACACGGGTGGCTCCTCACTggctgagcgcacacacacacacacacacacacacacacacacacacacacatctaaaatAGCCTGGATTTTAGATGTCACACttactctctatctgtctgtctttctcactctctctctccctcactcacagtTGACACTCCCTatgaacacacccacacacactccaggactCCTAAATCAAGTCCTCTCCAGgggccaccacacacatacacacacacagaggcatccCATAGAGTCTCGCCATGTGGAGAGCAACAGCACATTCAcacgtgtttgtgttggtgtgttgtcaAACAAGCTAAAGCAAACATCAAACTGCTCTTCGGCAGCCAGTGCTAACAGATTCTCCCTTAATCATTTAGGCCAGACAGATTGTTGGGGAAATCGCTCTCCATCTGCCAATGCGGCTCAGCATGTGGGTGtaccatttaaacacacacacacacacacacacacacacacacacacacacagccatagacAAGACAATTAGCTGGATGGTATTCATATTTAAAGAgtgcaaaataaacacacataaacaccatcCAATTAGTTGGATTATAAACAGGGAGATTAGGATGGATCACTGTTTGCAAATGACATGATGGACTGCAGTGAGACGTCGGGGGGTCAGACAACAgttatactctgtgtgtgtgtgtgtgtgtgtgtgtgtgtgtgtgtgtgtgtgtgtgtgtgtgtgtgtgtgtgtgtgtgtgttgctaatcCGTTATCATGAGATAAAATagagtacatctgtgtgtgttccagggaaTTACTGTTCAGTGTGTAGAGAATGGAGTGTGTTGTTTATTTGAAAAAGGACAGAAGCAGGTGTGCATCTggtgaagatgaggaggaagcaTGTTGCAATAGGgcttgactgagtgtgtgtgtgtgtgtgtgtgtgtgtgtcaaaactatgattacacacacatacgtaaaaCAAAGACATAGAGCTCCTGAGCCTACAGCTATTGTGTAACAGTTAATAGGAGGTAAGTGAGTATgtgcacatggtgtgtgtgtgtgtgtgtgtgtgtgtgtgtgtgtgtgtgtgtgtgtcttgtgggtATTGCTGTGGCCCAGATGAGGAGGCAGCTGAAGTGTGTTGTGAGCAGCATGTGATGAACACAGGGCTGAGTGCTGTCAGGGTGGCCGAAGCTCCTCACCCTCCAGGCTCAGCAGCGCAGCCTCCATAAAGACAGCCTTTCACTGCCGCCTGATTAAGCCCTCCTCAAggactctcaacacacacacacacacacacacacacacacacacacacacacacacacaaatatacaaacaaagCACGAAACCTGCTtcagaacacatgcacacacacacacacacacacacacacacacaatcagtgctAGTGAACTGTAAACACATTGAACAATGTTACCGTCATTCAGCAGCATGTTCTCACAATGACTCGTGGTTGTAGCCAGGGGCAACGTAGCTAATTCTGTCGATTCATGTTACACACAaactgtgtatgaatgtgtacaAAGGATTTTTGCACATTACATGAAATGTGttcaaaccaaacaaacaaaaaacgttTTCCCAGTCCCAAATGAATTTGGTGCCACCCTGATCCATATTTCATCCCTGGTAGTCCTATATTTACTCGATGTACATTCCCTTTAGAGGAAGGGAGACGTGTGTTCTGCTCACCTTTGTGCAAACTATTAGCACTGGAATGCCCAGGTTGTGTGTGAGGACGTTGTCTCCGAGAGGGAGCAGCACTCCCTCGTCTTCTCCCCCAGCCGCAGGCGCTCGTCTCTGGGGAGATGCCGGCGTGCTGTCCTCGGGCTCCGCGTACTCCTGGAAGGCCTTCACCACTGCGGAGGAGACAAGACATGTAGAGTTAGTGAAAACGTTCaacgaaagaaaaaaacgtCCTCTGGACAGTGGGATAGAGCACATCAGgcatgcgggggggggggggggcaggaaatGCAGCTGGACAGGCAGAAAGACTCAAACAGACGACGTTGAGAGaaatagaaaatatatagacCTGAatgtgagaagaggagagtaagGTAGGAAATCGGTGGTGGAGTGTACTTAAGGGAACGAGAGTGAGATAAATAACCGtacaagaaaagagagagacaaaaaaaaccaacaactttaTACCCAAGCGTCGGGACGACTCCGAACGCTTTTAGGCTCAAATGTCATGAGCAACCGGAGGCCAAATAGAGCTAACGACCAGAAGCCAACATGCCAGTTCCAGCACGGCAGTCTTGCCGTTTCCCACAGACACTGAACTTAACCTCAGCTCTGTGAAGTTGAGAAACACTGCAGCACGTAACACTAGGTGTCTAGGCCCAAGGCAACTTGCTATCAGAGATCACACACATGGAGGGGGGGGTAAATGCCTCACATTATATTTGCACATGACAGAGAGAGCTTTGCTGTGTCTTTCAGCACCTagtaaaactacacacacagcgTTTTTTAGGGACCAGATCCCTGCTTTTCCACACCTAAGCTATACAGAGTAATGTTCACACTCAGCACTGATCCAGCCGTGGGACTTGAAGGGCCCCCCCGTTTGGACGTGGTCATGCTGGAACATTCCAGGGCTGTTGCATAAGCTGCATGTCCTGTGTTTGCGTTGAAGCTGCGCAAAGAGAAGCAGCGtgctgatggggggggggggggggggggggggggggggggtctacgCCACTCTACAGCAGCTGAGCTGAGGGGGcagggagcagggagagagagagagagagagagagagattactgaCTGAGGAGCTGGCTTTCAGTCACAGACTCTTTTCAGGTCAGTCTCTCTGACCCACAATGCCTCaagttctccatctctctctccctctctctgcctctctctctctctgcctgtctctctctctctgcctgtctctctctctctccctctctctgcctgactctccctctctctgcctgtctctccctctctctgcctgtctctctctctctctctctctctctctctctgatcttccctctctctcctccctcctccattccacctccatctctcttcccctctcactTTAAAGTGAAGTCAGACTGCAGTGGAGCATCTCTGATGTGAGTGAGGCCGACAGCAGTTCTGTCCCGCCTCTGCCACTACCACTCGCCTCGTCCAAACCCCCCACAGCCCCCGCTGGAGCAGTTAACTCAGAGAGCGCCTCCCGGGCGTCGACACTGCCCTGTCCTCATATAGGACTACTGGAAACAATGAGCTTCCTCTGGACCACTCCTcccccactacacagcatatACAGGATACATTTGTTGAAGAAAAGGGTCACTGTCGATGTCTACTGACCCTAGAAAACACTCTCGATGCAGCAACTGACCAATAGGAAGTATTGTGATGCTTTAGAAGAAGGTTTATGCCCATCAGGGCTCCAGATGGAGACTAAAATGCACCTTTTTTTCTGTAAATATTTTTGTGTGAGGTTCAACATTAGCGTCTGCTTGTCTAGCCGCCAACTAGTCAAAATTCTGATGACATGCCTGATCAAAAAGGACATGTGGGATACTTACGGTCTGATGTTGTGACATGAAATACTTGACCAGTAACTACATAGGCTAAGCTGTGCAGCCTGTAGGTCAATACCACAGCCATCCATCCTAAATCCTGAACGTAGTAACTAGGCTTAGGCTACCATTTCCCATGCAGCAAGGGTTAATAAAGATTTGCTACCTCATCCTCTCACTACTTGGTCCATATTACCTAATTAATCACAATAAAAGTAAACCCATCACCAGTGAAGAGGGTAATTCAGTACAAAGTGCTAGCACACAAAGGGAGGTGTAAACCATAGTAAACATAGAAATAATGTGACTTATTTGTGACCTGCTTATTGGTCAGCTGGCACTATACTCCTTCACGAGTGAGCTGCTTTTTGCCTCTCTTTTGGGCGTGCCAAGTTTAAATCGGTCTCAAAACTAAGCCAAGTGTCCTCCTTTCTGCAGCGGGCTCTGCTCAATCAGACTGCCCACTTCAgaccattaaagggatagtccgccatttttggaaatacgctcattttccaccttccctcaagcaaaacaatcgatatttaccatgttcccgttcatccagccattctgtgagtctggcgatacaacttttagcttcagcctagcatagatcattgaatcggattagaccattagcttctcgcctgctagcttcatgtttaaaagtgactaagatttctggtaattttcccatttaaaatgtgtctcctctcaagttagaaagtgcaataagaccaactgaaaatgaaacctggcgtttttctaggctgatttgacatggaactacactctcatctggcgtaataatcaaggtaacttgcaaacgtaccataggcgcagtaataccgtacgcagcacctgaaaatagtccccatagacaacaagcagtagtagtgccagtagtctgcaagttgccttgattattacgccagatgagagtgtagttccatgtcaaatcagcctagaaaaacggcaggtttcattttcagttggtcttactgcactttttaacttgagaggagacacgttttaaatgggaaaattaccagaaatcttagtcacttttaaacatgaagctagcaggcgagaagctaatggtctaatccgattcaatgatctatgctaggctgaagctaaaagttgtatcgccggactcacagaatggctggatgaacgggaacaaggtaaatatcgattgttttgctcgaggggaggtggaaaatgagcgtatttccaaaaatggcggaatatccctttaagtcgcAGATCTTCTGCATCAAACTCTCCATGTAAGAACCCAAAGCCCCCAATCTTCCCCATGTCGACGCTTAAACGAAAATCCCTCAGCAGGGTTTCAGACTGCACTTTTCTACTTACAAGCACATCTGTTACAGGAGGCTAGCAATCGTTAGCAGTGCCAACCCACTCATTACACACTGGGAGAGGgagtgcctgctgctgctgtttcccCAGACAGGGACAAAGCACAGATCTCAGATCAGTATTCGAGTCATCTAGGACATTGCGTATAATGGCAGAGATAGTGATGTAAGGCTGACGGATCTGTGCTCAGATCGGTGTTTCCTGGCCACGTCAGCCGAGAGCCTGTGCTCCTAGAAAAGCACAGAGGAGGCGGGAAGGAGGAAGTGCTTCCTCAGGAACCCGAGGAATGCAGTTtatggatcacacacacacacacacacacacacacagagagagcttctctctctgtctcacacccacagagacacacaaacaaagacatatGGTGCACCAAAGTACCAAAAGACAAGGCCTGCAAGGCTTGTGTGAATTGGAAGACTACTTAAAATGTAAACTGGCTAAAATTACCTACCTCTAATCAAACCGGATTTAAATAAGTaaatccaaacacacataaacatcagTAGTGTTTCTTACACACATTTAGCCACTACCCTCAGCAGTGGGAACAAACAGGGGAGATTATTTTAACAACATCTTCAAAACGCATATGCTCTTGATCAGGCTTAAATCACATGATGCCAAAGCAAAAGCTCAGCTAGTCTTTTCCCAAAGGGTGTTTACAGACTAAGTCACCACTGTGACTCTGCCCCTGCTCTCG encodes:
- the dync1li2 gene encoding cytoplasmic dynein 1 light intermediate chain 2 isoform X1, giving the protein MAPVLEKKLLGAAGAGDTMENNTEDEEGQNLWTSILSEVSTRSSSKLPSGKNILVFGEDGSGKTTLMAKLQGAEHNKKGRGLEYLYLNVHDEDRDDLTRCNVWILDGDLYHKGLLKFAVTQESLKDSLAVLVADMSRPWTIMESLQKWASVLRDHLDKLKIPPEEMREMEQSMVKAFQEYAEPEDSTPASPQRRAPAAGGEDEGVLLPLGDNVLTHNLGIPVLIVCTKCDAVSVLEKEHDYKEEHFDYIQSQLRRFCLRYGAALIYTSVKEEKNLDLLYKYIVHKLYDFHFTTPALVVEKDAVFIPSGWDNEKKIAILHENASNLRPDDPFEDVIGNPPVRKLVHDKEVCAEDEQVFLMKQQSLLAKQPATPTRGTESPARAASGSPRPTGRPGPTNVASVSPMTTVKKPDPNMKGAAANEGVLANFFNSLLSKKTGSPGAPGSPGTPGVQGSAKKTGQKPVLTDVQAELDRMTRKPDAMVTANNTPTTENEA
- the dync1li2 gene encoding cytoplasmic dynein 1 light intermediate chain 2 isoform X2, which translates into the protein MAPVLEKKLLGAAGAGDTMENNTEDEEGQNLWTSILSEVSTRSSSKLPSGKNILVFGEDGSGKTTLMAKLQGAEHNKKGRGLEYLYLNVHDEDRDDLTRCNVWILDGDLYHKGLLKFAVTQESLKDSLAVLVADMSRPWTIMESLQKWASVLRDHLDKLKIPPEEMREMEQSMVKAFQEYAEPEDSTPASPQRRAPAAGGEDEGVLLPLGDNVLTHNLGIPVLIVCTKCDAVSVLEKEHDYKEEHFDYIQSQLRRFCLRYGAALIYTSVKEEKNLDLLYKYIVHKLYDFHFTTPALVVEKDAVFIPSGWDNEKKIAILHENASNLRPDDPFEDVIGNPPVRKLVHDKEVCAEDEQVFLMKQQSLLAKQPATPTRGTESPARAASGSPRPTGRPGPTNVASVSPMTTVKKPDPNMKGAAANEGVLANFFNSLLSKKTGSPGAPGSPGTPGVQGSAKKTEAGFD